In a single window of the Nicotiana tomentosiformis chromosome 10, ASM39032v3, whole genome shotgun sequence genome:
- the LOC104096142 gene encoding LEAF RUST 10 DISEASE-RESISTANCEUS RECEPTOR-LIKE PROTEIN KINASE-like 1.2, translated as MNQENRYILIISLNLCIFSLILDKCSAVDPQFVACQPINCKNGPNISFPFYIQDEQESYCGYPGFGLNCSEQGFPVVHIAANEYIVEKISYQDHIFQLKNSVFNSTTSNGCVSEIKNISLDNRPFKFVNESRIYLLSKCNESIPEHILKHKIGFVCGEENRNDWGVAMFAEDEGFEFALQVCENHLMIPVEMLENEGSNQVLDYQLILRRGFRLSWKASNCSECAESGGRCGFVETPYQFKCFCTDRPHSASCKPTRKNKLGLILGSVLGGALLLIILVVAFIVCRYKNEHKGCLFFPSRNKFSDPSSNYDYEGGSNYGIPVFSYTELEEATSKFDSSRELGDGGFGTVYYGKLRDGREVAVKRLYEHNCKRMEQFKNEIEILTRLRHRNLVTLYGCTPKHSRELLLVYEYISNGTVADHLHGDRAKDGFLAWPIRINIAVETACALAYLHASDIIHRDVKTSNILLDDNCCVKVADFGLSRLFPNDATHVSTAPQGTAGYVDPEYHECYQLTNKSDVYSFGVVLVELISSMPAVDITRHRHEINLANLAMKKIQKCAFDELIDPSLGFTSDAEVRRMTTSVAELAFQCLQLEKDFRPTMDEVLETLKHIQHADDIKDEKIKEEIVNDTEPESEKVPPSPAPDNVVLLKKRQMPPSPISVTEKWLSSCGSSSISG; from the exons ATGAACCAAGAAAACAGGTATATTTTGATAATATCATTAAACCTTTGTATATTTTCCTTAATCCTAGATAAATGTTCTGCTGTTGATCCACAGTTTGTAGCATGTCAGCCTATAAATTGCAAAAATGGTCCAAACATAAGTTTTCCATTTTATATTCAAGATGAGCAGGAATCTTATTGTGGATACCCTGGATTTGGGCTAAATTGTAGTGAACAAGGTTTTCCTGTTGTACATATTGCTGCAAATGAGTATATAGTTGAAAAGATTTCATATCAAGATCATATTTTTCAGCTGAAAAATTCAGTCTTTAATAGTACTACAAGCAATGGTTGTGTTTCTGAGATCAAGAACATCTCACTCGATAATCGCCCTTTTAAATTTGTCAATGAATCAAGAATTTACTTGTTGTCGAAGTGTAATGAGTCGATACCCGAGCATATTTTGAAGCACAAGATTGGTTTTGTTTGTGGTGAAGAAAATAGAAATGATTGGGGTGTTGCTATGTTTGCTGAGGATGAAGGCTTTGAGTTTGCATTACAAGTGTGTGAAAATCATCTAATGATACCAGTGGAAATGCTTGAAAATGAGGGAAGCAATCAAGTTCTTGATTATCAATTGATATTGAGAAGGGGTTTTAGATTGAGTTGGAAAGCTAGTAATTGCAGTGAGTGTGCAGAAAGCGGAGGGCGTTGTGGATTTGTAGAAACTCCTTATCAATTCAAATGTTTCTGTACTGACAGGCCTCATTCCGCGAGTTGCAAACCTACCA GGAAAAATAAGTTGGGACTGATTCTTGGCTCAG TTTTAGGTGGAGCATTACTGTTAATAATCTTGGTGGTCGCCTTTATTGTCTGTCGTTACAAGAACGAACACAAAGGTTGTTTATTCTTCCCATCAAGAAACAAATTTTCTGATCCTTCCTCAAATTATGACTATGAGGGAGGTAGTAATTATGGCATCCCGGTCTTCTCGTACACTGAACTTGAAGAAGCTACTAGTAAATTTGATTCCTCCAGAGAACTAGGAGATGGAGGTTTTGGAACTGTTTACTACG GTAAACTTAGGGATGGGAGAGAAGTTGCAGTGAAGAGACTTTATGAGCACAACTGCAAGAGAATGGAGCAGTTTAAGAATGAAATTGAAATTCTCACTCGCCTAAGGCACCGGAATCTTGTTACCCTTTACGGTTGCACACCAAAGCATAGCCGTGAACTCCTCCTTGTTTACGAATACATTTCAAATGGAACAGTGGCTGATCACTTGCACGGTGATAGAGCAAAGGACGGATTCCTTGCGTGGCCTATCCGTATAAATATTGCTGTAGAAACTGCTTGTGCGTTGGCTTACCTCCATGCATCTGACATAATACACCGAGATGTGAAGACTAGCAACATACTCCTCGACGACAATTGTTGTGTCAAAGTTGCAGATTTTGGGCTTTCAAGACTTTTTCCTAATGATGCTACTCATGTCTCAACTGCTCCTCAAGGGACAGCAGGATATGTCGATCCAGAATATCATGAATGTTACCAGCTCACTAATAAAAGTGATGTTTATAGCTTTGGTGTTGTCCTTGTTGAACTTATCTCATCAATGCCTGCTGTTGATATTACAAGGCATCGACATGAGATCAATTTGGCTAACTTAGCAATGAAGAAGATTCAAAAATGTGCATTCGATGAGTTGATTGATCCGTCGCTGGGATTCACATCAGATGCAGAAGTTAGGAGAATGACTACCTCAGTAGCCGAGCTAGCTTTTCAATGCTTGCAGCTTGAGAAGGACTTCAGACCGACAATGGATGAAGTACTGGAGACGCTAAAACATATTCAACACGCTGATGATATCAAAGATGAGAAGATAAAGGAAGAAATTGTCAATGACACTGAACCTGAAAGTGAAAAGGTCCCTCCTTCTCCTGCACCCGATAATGTTGTACTGCTGAAGAAGAGGCAAATGCCACCTTCACCAATTTCTGTAACTGAAAAGTGGCTTAGTAGCTGTGGCAGTAGTAGTATTAGCGGGTGA